A single window of Marinobacter sp. SS13-12 DNA harbors:
- a CDS encoding pirin family protein, which produces MLPTLEQECNALQAPCKAIELLLTPRVADLGGFSVRRLLPTAKRKMVGPWIFFDEMGPATFSAGEGINVLPHPHIGIATVTYLFEGEILHRDSVGSLQSIRPGDINLMVAGRGIAHSERERPEITNVDHGLHGLQLWLALPDQDEETEPSFHHYSEHEIPAMEVDGVPVRVMIGSAWGVTSPVLQFADTLYAEASLKAGQALELPDAPERAVYVVQGSLDAAGTNLPTHSMAIVSAGETVSITAAENSRIVLIGGKPVGRRFIEWNFVSSRKERIAQAKNDWRDGRFAKVLGDENEFIPLP; this is translated from the coding sequence ATGCTTCCAACACTAGAGCAGGAATGCAACGCCCTACAGGCGCCCTGCAAAGCAATCGAGTTGTTGCTGACGCCAAGGGTCGCAGATCTTGGTGGTTTCTCCGTGCGTCGTTTGTTACCGACTGCGAAGAGAAAAATGGTTGGCCCCTGGATATTCTTTGATGAGATGGGGCCTGCGACGTTTTCCGCCGGAGAGGGAATCAATGTCTTACCTCATCCGCACATAGGCATTGCCACTGTGACCTACCTGTTCGAGGGTGAAATACTACATCGGGATTCGGTAGGTAGTTTGCAGTCCATTCGCCCCGGTGACATCAACCTGATGGTGGCGGGCAGGGGCATAGCTCATTCTGAACGGGAGCGACCTGAGATAACCAATGTTGACCATGGCCTCCACGGACTTCAGCTTTGGTTGGCTCTGCCTGATCAGGATGAGGAAACCGAGCCTTCATTCCATCACTACAGTGAGCACGAGATTCCTGCGATGGAAGTTGATGGGGTGCCGGTACGCGTAATGATCGGCAGTGCCTGGGGAGTGACATCGCCCGTGCTTCAATTTGCCGATACCCTCTATGCCGAAGCTTCACTGAAGGCTGGCCAGGCTCTCGAATTGCCAGATGCTCCGGAGCGCGCTGTATACGTCGTTCAGGGCTCGCTCGACGCAGCGGGCACAAATTTACCCACTCACAGCATGGCGATAGTGTCTGCCGGTGAGACGGTATCCATCACTGCCGCGGAAAACTCCCGTATCGTCTTGATTGGAGGTAAACCGGTAGGGCGGCGATTTATAGAGTGGAATTTCGTATCTTCCCGGAAGGAACGTATCGCTCAGGCAAAAAATGACTGGCGTGATGGGAGGTTTGCCAAAGTACTCGGAGACGAAAACGAATTTATACCACTACCCTGA